ATCGCGGGCGTTCAGCGCGGCCTCCATGCGCTCGGTGCAATCGCGCAGCACCTGCACGTCGGCGGGAAGCAGATGCCTGGCCGCATCCTCCACGGCCAAACCCTCCAGCGATTGCCGCACCTGCAGTATCTGCAGATAACGCTCACGGGTCATCACCGGCACCCGCAGCGAGCGCTGCGGCTCACCTTCGAGCGCGCCCTCGGCGACCAGCCTCTGCAAGGCAGCGCGCACGGGCATCGGGCTGGTGCCCCATTCCTCGGCCAGGTCGCGGATCTTGAGCCGCTCGCCAGGCTGGAAGCGCCCGGACAGCAGGGCCTGGCGCAGATTCTGGTAAAGCTGTTCCTGAAGGTTGTCGGCCATCGCGCGTCACTCCAGTCCGGCCGGCGGCGCCGGCAGTTGAGCGAAGGTCAGGCTGCAGTTGTGCATCATCTGGGGAACCCCTTGTTTTCAATCAGACAGTTGCCGCCATCCACCACCAGCACCTCGCCGGTGATGTAGCTGGCTTCGGGAGAGGCCAGGAATGCGGCCGCGGCGGCCACCTCCTCGGGGCGTCCCGCCCGGCCGAGCGGCGTGTGCCGCGCGGCTTCGAGTTCTTCTCCGGTGCTGGAGCCGGTGGCGATCCAGCCCGGCGCCACGCTATTCACCGTCACCCCGCGCCGCCCCACTTCCAGCGCCAGCCCCATGCTCATGCCGAGCATCCCGGCCTTGGCCGCGCTATAGGCCGACTCGCCCGGGTTGCTGCCGCGGGTGCCCGTGGTCGAGCTGATGTTGACGATGCGGCCATAACCCTGCGCCAGCATCGCCGGCAGTAGCGCCCGGGTGAGCAGGAAAGCTGTGGAAAGATTGCGCGCCAGCGACAGATTCCAGGTCGCCAGATCCATCTCCGCCAGTTCGGCGAAAGGCTCCGGGCTGCCCAGCATGGCCATGCCGGCGTTGTTCACCAGGATATCCACGCGCCCCCATTGCGCTTGCGCCCAATCGGCCAGCGCACGGACGTCCTCTTCGCAAGTCAGGTCGGCTGGCATCGCACGCGCCTCGAAACCCTCCGCGCACAGCTCCGCCGCGCGCTGGTGAACACGCTCGCTGCTGGCGGTGAGCAACACCTTCACCCCGTTGCGCGCCAGTCGCCGGGCGATGGCGATACCGATGCCGGATTCACTGCCGGCGCCGCTTACCAGCGCCACCTGCCCTGCCCAGAGCGAGTAGCTCATTGTGGATAACCTCTATTTGTGATCACAGAAATTATTAAAGCGCAGATTATCAGGCCGAATGACGACTATATTGACTTTTTTGTGATCACAAATGGAATATGTGCGAAAAAACAAACGAGGTGTGCAACATGACCGCCAGCGGAATCGCCCAACAGGCCGTCGATCTCTTCACCAGCCGCGAGCGCCAGCGCTTCCTGGAGCGCAACCCGAAATCCGTGGCCCTTGCCGAGCGTGCGCACAAATCACTCTACGCCGGCGTGCCGATGCACTGGATGGCCGACTGGTCGACGCCCTGCCCGCTGTTCGTCGAGCGTGCCCAGGGCGCCCGCTTCTACGATGTGGACGGCCATGAATACGTGGACTTCTGCCTGGGCGACACCGGCAGCATGTTCGGCCACTCCCCCGCACCGATCGCCCGCGCGCTCGCCGAGCAGGGCGCCAATGGCCTCACCACCATGCTGCCCGGCGAAGACGCGGTGGTCTGCGGCGAACTGCTCGCCGCCCGCTTCGGCCTGCCCTACTGGCAGGTGACCGCCACCGCCACCGACTCCAACCGTTACGTGCTGCGCTGGGCCCGCGCGGTGACCGGGCGCAAGACCCTGCTGGTGTTCGACGGCTGCTACCACGGCACCGTGGACGACGTGATGGTGCGCTACCGCGACGGCCAAACCGTGCACCGCTCCGGCCTGGTCGGCCAGGCCTACGACCTGACCCAGCACAGCCGCTCCATCCCGTTCAACGATGTGGAAGCGCTGGAGGCCGCGCTGGCCCGGGGCGACGTCTGCGCCCTGCTGTGCGAGCCGGCGATGACCAACATCGGCATGGTCCTGCCCGATCCGGGCTTCATGCAGAAATGCCGCGAGCTGACCCGCAAATACGGATCGCTACTCATCATCGACGAAACCCACACCATCTCCACCAACATCGGCGGCTGCACCACGCTGTGGAACCTCGACCCGGACTTCTTCGTGGTCGGCAAGCCGATCGCCGGCGGCGTGCCCTGCGGCATCTTCGGCTGCAGCGCGGAGATGGCCGAACGCATGGCCGCCTCGCGCAAGAGCGCCCAGCAGGACAGCCACGGCCACGGTCACAGCGGCATGGGCACCACCCTCTCGGCCAACGCCCTGGCCATGCACTGCATGCGCGCCAACCTGGAACAGGTAATGACCCAGGCGGCCTACGACCACATGCTGCCGCTGGCCGGGCGCCTGGCCGACGGCTTCCGCGAAGTGATCGCCAGGCATGGCCTGAAGTGGTCGGTGACCGAACTGGGCGCACGCAGCGAATTCCAGTTCTGCCCCGTCTCCCCGCGTACCGGCGCCGAGGCGGAAGCGGCCTTCCACGACGAACTGCAGATGGCCCTGCACCTGTACCTGATCAACCGAGGCATCCTGATCACGCCATTCCACAACATGACGCTGTGCTGCCCGGACACCACCGCGGCCGACGTGGACCGTCTGATCGAAACGCTGGATGCAGGCATCACCGAGCTGCTGGCGATCCCCGGCGCGCGCGAAGCCTGATTGCCAGGAACCGGCAGGAACCGGTCCGGTCCGCGATACCTGTCGCCGTCTGGCGGGATATCGCGGACAAAGCCGCTTCTGCACAAAGAAAACTCCGGCGCCGAGCGCCACCGAGGACACCCATGCAATTCGCCGATCGAAAGGAAGCCGAAGCCTTCCTCGCCGCCCATCCGGACGTACGCAGCATCGAACTGTTCATCATCGACTCCAACGGCATTCCGCGCGGCAAGCTGCTGCATCGCGACGAACTGCTGGCGATCTACGACAACGGCCGCCCACTGCCCAGCTCGATCCTCGCGCTGACCGTACAGGGCGAAGACGTGGAAGGTACCGGGCTGGTCTGGGAGGTCGCCGACGCCGACTGCTGGACCTATCCGCTGCCCGGCAGCCTGACCCTGCAACCCTGGCGCTCCAGTCCCACCGGCCAACTGCAGGTAAGCATGCACCCCACCCAGGGCCTGCCCGCCACTCCGGCCGACCCGCGCCAAGCGCTGAGCCGCGTGGTCGAGCGGCTGAAGGCCGACGGCTTCCACCCGGTGATGGCCGTGGAGCTTGAGTTCTACCTGCTGGACAAGCAGCGCGATGCCCAGGGTCGTCCGCAGCCGGCGGTGCAGATGAACGGCATCCGCCCGGAAGCCCCGCAGGTCTATGGCGTCTACGAGCTGGAACAGCTGCAACCGTTCCTCGACGACCTCTACACCGCCTGCGAAATCCAGGGTCTGCCGGTGCGCACCGCCATTTCCGAATACGCGCCAGGCCAGGTCGAACTGACCCTGGAACACCGCTTCGACGTCATGCAGGCCATCGACGAAGGCGTGCGCTACAAGCGCCTGGTGAAGGGCGTGGCGAACAGGCACGGCCTGCAGGCGTGTTTCATGGCCAAGCCGTTCGGCGACCGCGCCGGCTCCGGCATGCACCTGCACGTCAGCCTGGCCGATGAACAGGGCAACAACCTCTACGCCAGCGAAGACATCCACGGCACTCCGCTGCTGCGCCACTCCATCGGCGGCATGATGTCCTGCCTGCTCGATTCCCTGGCGATCTTCTGCCCCAACGCCAACTCGTTCCGCCGCTTCCAGGCCAACAGCTACGCGCCGCTGGCCAAGAGCTGGGGCGTGAACAACCGCACCGTGTCGTTCCGCGTACCCGGCGGCCCGGCACAAAGCCGGCACATCGAGCATCGCATCTGCGGCGCCGATGCCAACCCGTACCTGGCCGCCGCCGCAATCCTGGCGGCCATTCACAAGGGCATCCGCGAGCGGATCGACCCGGGCGCACCCATCGTCGGCAACGGCTACGAGCAGGCCACCGAATTCCTGCCCACCGACTGGCTGACCGCACTGCGCGCGCTGGAAGCCTCCGAGTGGGCCCGCGAGGCGCTGGGCGAGGAATTCCTCAAAGTGTTCCTGGCGATCAAGTGGGAAGAGTTCCGCCAGTTCATGGGTGAGGTCGGCGAACAGGACTGGCGCTGGTACCTGCACCACGCCTGATCCACACAGCAGGTCGGCGGATAACCGCAAGCGGTTATTCACCCTACGGTTGTGGATAACCTCCTGTAGGGCGAATAACGCGAAGCGTTATCCGCCGTCACCAATCCCGCGCTTCGTAACATAGCCACTGACACACGACAGCCTTACGAAAAATTTACCCTGCCAGAGTGAAGATTCTGGTCTTTTCTTGGTCTGTAATTGCACAGGGCGCAGGGGCGTCCTGTGGTCGATACGGCGAGCGCCGGTACTGCCTGCCGGCCGCCGTTTTCCCTCAGGCAGGGAGAATCCGTAGACAATGAGCACTCCCGTCGTACTGATCACCGGCGCCGCCGGTGGCCTCGGAAAAGCCATCGCCAAACGTTTCGCCCAGAGCCACTGGCGCATCGCCGCCACCGATGTGGATAAAGCCGGCCTGCACGCGTTGAACGCCCAGGTGCCGCTGGATGCCACCGCCGTCGGTGACCTGCGGCGCGCCGACAACTGCCACAGCCTGGTCTCCGACATTCTCGCCCGCACCGGCCGCCTCGACGCGCTGGTGAACGCCGCCGGCGTGTGGCGCGAAGGCCCGGTGGAAGACTTCAACGAAGACGATTTCGACCTGGTCATGGGCGTCAACCTCAAGGCGGCGTTCTACATGTGCCAGGCAGCCACGCCCTACCTGAAGGAAAACCACGGCTGCATCGTCAACATCTCCAGCGACTCCGGCCGCCAGGCCTATCGCGGCTCGGCGGCCTACTGCGCGAGCAAGGCGGCACTGACCATGCTCACCCGCACCCTGGCGCTGGAACTGGCCGAACAGGGCGTGCGCGTCAATGCCATCTCCCCGGCGGACATCGCTACGCCAATGCTCGACTACCAGGCCGAACGCTACGGCCAGGGCAACCCGGACAGCTACAAGCGCGCTCTGCTCAAGGACTATCCACAGGGCAAGGTGGCGCGCTTCATCCGTCCCGAAGAAGTCGCCGAACTGGTCTGGTACCTGTGCAGGCCGGAATCCGAAGCCATCACCGGCGCCGACCTGGCCATCGACTTCGGCCTCTCCGCCGGCCGTTGAGCCCGCAACGAGCGGGCGGCGCAAGGCCGCCCGGCTCCGTCGATGGTCGCCTGGCGGCCGCCGCCAATGGGTTGTATAGAAAAAACTGTGTCGCCAGCCCCGCAATGGATCGTCCAGAGTGGGTCCTTTCCCGACTCGCCACAGAGAAGATCATGGAACCCGGCAACCACCAGCTCAGCATGACCGTCCTGATGACCCCCGACATGGCCAATTTCTCCGGCAATGTCCACGGCGGCACCCTGCTCAAATACCTCGATGAAGTAGCCTACGCCTGCGCCAGCCGCTATGCCGGCCACTACGTCGTCACCCTCTCGGTGGATCAGGTGATCTTCCGCCAGCCGATCCACGTCGGTGAACTGGTCACCTTTCTCGCGTCGGTCAACTACACCGGCCGCACCTCGATGGAAATCGGCGTGAAGGTGATCACCGAGAACATCCGCGAAAAATCCGTGCGCCACACCAACAGTTGCTTCTTCACGATGGTGGCGCTGGACGACGAGCGCCAGCCCACACCGGTCCCGCAACTGGAGCCGCAGACCAAGGACGAGAAGCGCCGCTTCGTGCAGGGCCAGCAGCGTCGGCAGATTCGCCAGGAACTGGAACAGCGTTACAAGGCCATTCGCGACGAATGACAGACGATCGCGACATTTCTTGATAAAAAATCCGTGTGTCGCGAAAATTTTCTGTTACGTCAACAGGTTACTCTTGCGTGAAAGCAATGTAGGAATACGTTTCAGCACCTAGAGTTTCCATACGCGGGTTTGCCCCCGTGATCCACCTTCGAGCAGCCCGCCCTCTCCGGCCCGGCTGCTCCCTGCGTGCCCGGAGCCCAGACCATGCATCACACACCACTACTGACCACACTCGCCGTAGGCTTCGTCCTGGCCTTCGTTCTCGGCGCCCTGGCCAACCGCCTGCGTATCTCCCCGCTGGTCGGCTACCTGCTGGCCGGCGTGCTGGCCGGTCCCTTCACGCCGGGCTACGTCGCCGACCAGGCGCTTTCCGGTGAAATCGCCGAACTGGGCGTCATCCTGCTGATGTTCGGCGTCGGCCTGCACTTCTCGCTCAAGGACCTCCTGTCGGTGAAAGCCATCGCCATTCCCGGTGCGGTGGTCCAGATCGGTGTCGCCACGCTGCTCGGCATGGGCCTGGCGTGGGCAATGGACTGGGAATTCGGCGGCGGCCTGGTATTCGGCCTGGCCCTGTCGGTGGCCAGCACCGTCGTGCTCCTGCGCGCTCTGGAGCAGCGCCAGTTGATCGATACCAAGCGCGGCCGCATCGCCATCGGCTGGCTGATCGTCGAAGACCTGGCGATGGTCCTCACCCTGGTACTGCTGCCGGCGCTCGCCGGATCGCTGGGAGGCACCACCGATGGCAGCGAGGGCGGCGTGCTGATGCCGATCCTGCTGACCCTGGGCAAAGTCGCCGCCTTCGTCGCGGTGATGATCCTCGGCGGCCGCCGCATCGTGCCCTGGGCCCTGGAGCGCGTGGCCAAGACCGGCTCGCGCGAGCTGTTCACCCTGGCCGTGCTGGCCATCGCACTGGGCATCGCCTACGGTTCGGCGGTGATCTTCGGCGTCTCCTTCGCCCTCGGCGCGTTCTTCGCCGGGATGATCCTCAACGAATCCGAACTCAGCCACGAGGCGGCGGAAAACTCGCTGCCGCTGCGCGATGCCTTCGCCGTGCTGTTCTTCGTCTCCGTGGGGATGCTGTTCAATCCGGCCATCCTGATCCACGAGCCGCTGCCGGTGCTGGCCACCTTCCTGGTGATCGTATTCGGCAAGTCCGTCGCCGCCTACGTCATCGTGCGCCTGTTCGGCCACCCCAACAGCACCGCGCTGACCATCGCCGCGAGCCTGGCGCAGATCGGCGAATTCTCCTTCATCCTGGTCGGCCTGGGCGTCAGTCTCAACCTGCTGCCCGAAGCCGGCCGCGACCTGGTGCTGGCCGGCGCGATCCTGTCGATCCTGGTCAACCCGCTGCTGTTCATCGCCATCGACCGCCTGCAGGCGCGCCAGGAGCAGAAGGCCGAGAGCGAGCCGGGCGTGGTCCAGGTGGAAGCTCCGGACCTGCCACCGCCAGTACTGGAGCATGACCACGCGATCCTCATCGGCCACGGCCGCGTCGGCGGGCTGGTGAGCGAACGCCTGCGCAAGAACAAGATTCCGCTGGTAGTGATCGAGGACAAACGGGAGAAGGCCGCCGAGCTGCGCGAATACGGCCTCTGCGTGGTGGTGGGTAATGCCGCCAATCCCGAAGTGCTGGCCCAGGCCAACATCTCTTCGGCGCGCTGGCTGCTGATCGCCATCCCCAACGGTTTCGAAGCCGGAACCATCGCCAGCCACGCGCGGGCGCTCAACCCGAACCTGGACATCATCGCCCGCGCGCACTTCGATGCCGAGGTGGACTACCTGGAGCAGAACGGCGCGAACCTGGTGATCATGGGCGAGCGCGAAATCGCCAGTGGCATGGCCCAGCGGGTCGAGCGCGAGGACGCCGCCGAGGCGCCCGGCGACGACCACCTGCCGCAGTCGGCCTGACGCCATGCTGCGCCGGCTGTACGACTGGACCATGCGCCTGGCCGGCCATCCGCGCGCGGAGCTGGCCCTGGGCGGAGTGACTTTCGCCGAAAGCTCGTTCTTCCCGATCCCGCCGGACACGCTGCTGGTGCCGATGGTCCTGGCCAACCGGGCCAAGGCTTGGCGCTATGCGACGATCTGTGTGATCAGCTCGGTGCTGGGCGGCATCGCCGGTTACTTCATCGGCCTGCTGCTGTTCGAGACCGTGGGCCAGGCCATCCTGGCGTTCTACGGCCTGCAGGAAAACTTCGCCGATGTCGCCGAGCGCTACAACGAGCTTGGCTGGCTGATGGTGCTGCTGGGCGGAGGCTTCACGCCGCTACCCTACAAGCTGATTACCCTCACCAGCGGAGTGACCCAGCTCGACCTGATGCTGTTCATCTGCCTCAGCGTAGTGGCGCGCACCCTGCGCTTCGCCGCCACCTGCGCCCTGCTGTTCTGGGCCGGGCCGGCATTGCGCGAAGCCATCGAGAAGCGCCTCGGGCTGGCCTTCGGCATCCTCACCGCAATGGTGGTGGGTGGGCTGGTGCTCGGTAAATACATGCTCTGACCGGAGCGCGCCGCATCATTGCGGCGAGCCATTCATGACGAAGCTCCCCGGCGCGCTCGGCTCAGCCCAGCTTCACTGCCTCGAACTTCACCCGCGGATGCGCAATGCGATCCTGCGCCCGCACCAGCTCCAGCTCGTAGCTGCCGCAGGCCTGGGTTTCCAGCAGCACTTCATGCACCGCCGCCGCGCAGAACTCGAAGGCCGCGCGCAGATCGTCACCCAGCAGCAGGCGGGCGAGGAACAACCCGGAAGTCAGGTCGCCCACCCCGACCGGCTGGCGCGGGAAGGCCAGCAGCGGACGGCGCAGGTGCCAGGTCTCGCCCGGAGTCACCAGCAGCATCTCGAAGGCGTCCGCAGGCTTGCCCGGATAGTTCAGGTGCTTCACCAGAATCGCCTTGGGACCACGCGCCAGCAGGCCGCGAGCCATCGCCGCGCAATCCTCCAGCGAAGCCGGCTGCCGGTCGCAGAAGCTATCCAGCTCAAGCTGGTTCGGGCAAAGATAATCCGCTACGGCAGCCGCCTCGTGGAGCAGGAATTCACCAACCTCCGGCGCAACGATGCAGCCCTTCTCCGGATGGCCCATCACCGGATCGCAGAGATACACCGCGCGCGGGTTCACTTCACGGATGCGACGCACCACCTCCAGGATGGAACGCCCCTGCGCCGCGCTGCCCAGATAGCCCGACAGCACCGCGTCGCAGTTACCCAGCTCGCCGATGGCCGCGATACCGTCCACCAGAGCGGGAATCTGCTCCGGCGGCAGCACCTGGCCAGTCCACTGGCCATACTGGGTATGGTTGGAAAACTGCACGGTATTGAGGGGCCAGACATTCACCCCGACGCGGCGCATGGGGAACTCGGCGGCGCTGTTGCCGGCGTGGCCGAACACGACATGGGACTGGATGGCGAGTACGTGGGGAGTGCGCGGCATAACGGTGTCCTGCTACAGAATGGGGCAGTATGGGGCGCAAATCACACGCTGTGAACAACCGCCTCTCGCCGCCCTGCGGCGGAGTGAGTAAGCTGGTACGCCGACCCCGAGGATGCTGGAAGTGGACCTGGGCAATCTGTTCGTCTTCATGCTTGTCATCGCGGCCGCCGCCTGGTGGTGGCGTGCCCACGGCATTCGTGAGCGCGCACTGGCGCTGGCCAAGCAGCACTGCGTGCGCGAAGGCGTTGAGCTGCTCGACGAAGCGATGGCACTGCACCGCATCCGCTTCGAGCGCGATGGCCGTGGCCACCGCCGTCTGGCCCGGGAATACGCCTTCGAATTCACCGCCACCGGCCAGGAGCGCTACGCAGGCAGGATCCTGATGTTCGGCCAGCACCTGGCCCGGGTCGAACTGGCGCCGTTCCGCTTCGAACAGGAACCCCGCGCGAGTGTCGCGCCGGTCGCCACCTTCGACTCCCAGGATGAAGAGATCGTCGACGCCGTGTTCGACGACGCCCCGGCGCCACGTCCCAAGGCAGAAGTAGTGCGCCTGGACGAATGGCGCCGCGCACACCGGGGCAAGCAGGTCGGCGACTGACCTAGAGCAGCGCCCGCAACCGCCGCCAGTCTTCTTCCGCTGCCGCCACCATCGCGCGCCGCAGCAGCCGGCAACGACCGCGATGCCAGAGGGAGCGCCGCCGCGCCTGGTTGCGCCGGCAGGCTTCGAACAGCCAGTCGGGGTCGAAGCCATCCCACACACCCGCCGTCACCCAGGTATTGACCCAGACCACCGGCGCCACCTCCAACCGGTAGATCGCCTCCAGCTCGTCCGGATCATAGCCGCTGATCCGCAGGGTACCCGCGATGGCGGCGAGATCCGCGCCATCCAGTTCGCAATCCAGCCAGAGCTCGGACAGCGCCAGCCAGACGGACTCGCGGACCGGGTCGTTCATTCGTGCCCGAGCAGGAAGCGCGAGACGCGCGTGGCGCTGTCGTCGGGGAACTCCTGCATGAAGCAGTGCCCGCCGTCCACGCTCTGGGCACTGACCGCCGGGTTGCTCGCGCACCAGCGCGCCACCGCCTTGGGCACGAAGGGATAGGTTTTCTCGCCGAATACCACCTGGGTCGGCGTGACTACCTTGCCCAGCGACGGCCACAGGCGTTTCGGGAAGGAACTGAAGATCTCCGCCTCGCGGCTGGGCCGGCACTTGAGCTCGACGCCAGCCGCAACCGGCTTCATCGCATGCTCGACGTAGGCCCACAGCGCATCGTCCGTCCAACCCTTGAAGATGCCCCGGCCATGCAGCCCGGCATACGCCGCCTCGCGGTCCGGCCACTGGCTGCGGCGCGAACGCGCCTTCTGCACCATCGCCCGCCGCTGGTGCAGGCCAAGTACCTCCGAAAGCGCCATCACGCCGATCATCGCCGGGGTGAACAGCACCGGGTCGAGCAGCACCGCGCGCTGGAACAACCCGGGGTGGCGCGCCAGCACCAGGCTGGTCAGCACACCGCCGAAACTGTGGCCGCAGGCGTAGCGCGGCACATCGCCAAACGGCTCTCGTCCGGCCTCGAAGGCTTCCACCGCCATTTCCGCATTGCGGTTCCAGCCGTGAAAACGGCCGCCGTGGTCGCTGTCGCCGTGCCCCTGTACGTCGCACAGCCAGAGATCGAAATCCTCCGCCAGACACTTGAGCATGGGCTCGTAGGCACGGCTGCAGAAGCCGTTGCCGTGGAGGAAGTGCAACAGCGGCTTGCCGCTGGGCGCGCTATGCCAGCCGCGCAAGGTGAAACCGGCGGACCCTTCGTGGGTCCAGGACAGCAACTGCATGGTGGGTCTCCGTCAGGACGTCGCAGTGTAACGACCCATCGCCACGCCGAACCAGTACGCGGACGTGCTATCG
The Pseudomonas triclosanedens DNA segment above includes these coding regions:
- a CDS encoding GntR family transcriptional regulator → MADNLQEQLYQNLRQALLSGRFQPGERLKIRDLAEEWGTSPMPVRAALQRLVAEGALEGEPQRSLRVPVMTRERYLQILQVRQSLEGLAVEDAARHLLPADVQVLRDCTERMEAALNARDVQGYLDANSQFHLTLYGACRNPTLLRMIEALWLQVGPFFNRLFTEADLSLRLNDFHEDALRALEQGDGAGARKAIEQDLGYCGQYLLNLLELENGGRLGAR
- a CDS encoding SDR family NAD(P)-dependent oxidoreductase translates to MSYSLWAGQVALVSGAGSESGIGIAIARRLARNGVKVLLTASSERVHQRAAELCAEGFEARAMPADLTCEEDVRALADWAQAQWGRVDILVNNAGMAMLGSPEPFAELAEMDLATWNLSLARNLSTAFLLTRALLPAMLAQGYGRIVNISSTTGTRGSNPGESAYSAAKAGMLGMSMGLALEVGRRGVTVNSVAPGWIATGSSTGEELEAARHTPLGRAGRPEEVAAAAAFLASPEASYITGEVLVVDGGNCLIENKGFPR
- a CDS encoding DUF7079 family protein, whose translation is MNDPVRESVWLALSELWLDCELDGADLAAIAGTLRISGYDPDELEAIYRLEVAPVVWVNTWVTAGVWDGFDPDWLFEACRRNQARRRSLWHRGRCRLLRRAMVAAAEEDWRRLRALL
- a CDS encoding alpha/beta fold hydrolase, whose translation is MQLLSWTHEGSAGFTLRGWHSAPSGKPLLHFLHGNGFCSRAYEPMLKCLAEDFDLWLCDVQGHGDSDHGGRFHGWNRNAEMAVEAFEAGREPFGDVPRYACGHSFGGVLTSLVLARHPGLFQRAVLLDPVLFTPAMIGVMALSEVLGLHQRRAMVQKARSRRSQWPDREAAYAGLHGRGIFKGWTDDALWAYVEHAMKPVAAGVELKCRPSREAEIFSSFPKRLWPSLGKVVTPTQVVFGEKTYPFVPKAVARWCASNPAVSAQSVDGGHCFMQEFPDDSATRVSRFLLGHE
- a CDS encoding glutamine synthetase family protein, which codes for MQFADRKEAEAFLAAHPDVRSIELFIIDSNGIPRGKLLHRDELLAIYDNGRPLPSSILALTVQGEDVEGTGLVWEVADADCWTYPLPGSLTLQPWRSSPTGQLQVSMHPTQGLPATPADPRQALSRVVERLKADGFHPVMAVELEFYLLDKQRDAQGRPQPAVQMNGIRPEAPQVYGVYELEQLQPFLDDLYTACEIQGLPVRTAISEYAPGQVELTLEHRFDVMQAIDEGVRYKRLVKGVANRHGLQACFMAKPFGDRAGSGMHLHVSLADEQGNNLYASEDIHGTPLLRHSIGGMMSCLLDSLAIFCPNANSFRRFQANSYAPLAKSWGVNNRTVSFRVPGGPAQSRHIEHRICGADANPYLAAAAILAAIHKGIRERIDPGAPIVGNGYEQATEFLPTDWLTALRALEASEWAREALGEEFLKVFLAIKWEEFRQFMGEVGEQDWRWYLHHA
- a CDS encoding SDR family NAD(P)-dependent oxidoreductase; the protein is MSTPVVLITGAAGGLGKAIAKRFAQSHWRIAATDVDKAGLHALNAQVPLDATAVGDLRRADNCHSLVSDILARTGRLDALVNAAGVWREGPVEDFNEDDFDLVMGVNLKAAFYMCQAATPYLKENHGCIVNISSDSGRQAYRGSAAYCASKAALTMLTRTLALELAEQGVRVNAISPADIATPMLDYQAERYGQGNPDSYKRALLKDYPQGKVARFIRPEEVAELVWYLCRPESEAITGADLAIDFGLSAGR
- a CDS encoding acyl-CoA thioesterase, with product MEPGNHQLSMTVLMTPDMANFSGNVHGGTLLKYLDEVAYACASRYAGHYVVTLSVDQVIFRQPIHVGELVTFLASVNYTGRTSMEIGVKVITENIREKSVRHTNSCFFTMVALDDERQPTPVPQLEPQTKDEKRRFVQGQQRRQIRQELEQRYKAIRDE
- the ybaL gene encoding YbaL family putative K(+) efflux transporter; the encoded protein is MHHTPLLTTLAVGFVLAFVLGALANRLRISPLVGYLLAGVLAGPFTPGYVADQALSGEIAELGVILLMFGVGLHFSLKDLLSVKAIAIPGAVVQIGVATLLGMGLAWAMDWEFGGGLVFGLALSVASTVVLLRALEQRQLIDTKRGRIAIGWLIVEDLAMVLTLVLLPALAGSLGGTTDGSEGGVLMPILLTLGKVAAFVAVMILGGRRIVPWALERVAKTGSRELFTLAVLAIALGIAYGSAVIFGVSFALGAFFAGMILNESELSHEAAENSLPLRDAFAVLFFVSVGMLFNPAILIHEPLPVLATFLVIVFGKSVAAYVIVRLFGHPNSTALTIAASLAQIGEFSFILVGLGVSLNLLPEAGRDLVLAGAILSILVNPLLFIAIDRLQARQEQKAESEPGVVQVEAPDLPPPVLEHDHAILIGHGRVGGLVSERLRKNKIPLVVIEDKREKAAELREYGLCVVVGNAANPEVLAQANISSARWLLIAIPNGFEAGTIASHARALNPNLDIIARAHFDAEVDYLEQNGANLVIMGEREIASGMAQRVEREDAAEAPGDDHLPQSA
- a CDS encoding aspartate aminotransferase family protein, with product MTASGIAQQAVDLFTSRERQRFLERNPKSVALAERAHKSLYAGVPMHWMADWSTPCPLFVERAQGARFYDVDGHEYVDFCLGDTGSMFGHSPAPIARALAEQGANGLTTMLPGEDAVVCGELLAARFGLPYWQVTATATDSNRYVLRWARAVTGRKTLLVFDGCYHGTVDDVMVRYRDGQTVHRSGLVGQAYDLTQHSRSIPFNDVEALEAALARGDVCALLCEPAMTNIGMVLPDPGFMQKCRELTRKYGSLLIIDETHTISTNIGGCTTLWNLDPDFFVVGKPIAGGVPCGIFGCSAEMAERMAASRKSAQQDSHGHGHSGMGTTLSANALAMHCMRANLEQVMTQAAYDHMLPLAGRLADGFREVIARHGLKWSVTELGARSEFQFCPVSPRTGAEAEAAFHDELQMALHLYLINRGILITPFHNMTLCCPDTTAADVDRLIETLDAGITELLAIPGAREA
- a CDS encoding DUF3301 domain-containing protein; its protein translation is MDLGNLFVFMLVIAAAAWWWRAHGIRERALALAKQHCVREGVELLDEAMALHRIRFERDGRGHRRLAREYAFEFTATGQERYAGRILMFGQHLARVELAPFRFEQEPRASVAPVATFDSQDEEIVDAVFDDAPAPRPKAEVVRLDEWRRAHRGKQVGD
- the pdxY gene encoding pyridoxal kinase PdxY → MPRTPHVLAIQSHVVFGHAGNSAAEFPMRRVGVNVWPLNTVQFSNHTQYGQWTGQVLPPEQIPALVDGIAAIGELGNCDAVLSGYLGSAAQGRSILEVVRRIREVNPRAVYLCDPVMGHPEKGCIVAPEVGEFLLHEAAAVADYLCPNQLELDSFCDRQPASLEDCAAMARGLLARGPKAILVKHLNYPGKPADAFEMLLVTPGETWHLRRPLLAFPRQPVGVGDLTSGLFLARLLLGDDLRAAFEFCAAAVHEVLLETQACGSYELELVRAQDRIAHPRVKFEAVKLG
- a CDS encoding YqaA family protein — protein: MLRRLYDWTMRLAGHPRAELALGGVTFAESSFFPIPPDTLLVPMVLANRAKAWRYATICVISSVLGGIAGYFIGLLLFETVGQAILAFYGLQENFADVAERYNELGWLMVLLGGGFTPLPYKLITLTSGVTQLDLMLFICLSVVARTLRFAATCALLFWAGPALREAIEKRLGLAFGILTAMVVGGLVLGKYML